The Lasioglossum baleicum chromosome 12, iyLasBale1, whole genome shotgun sequence genome segment CGGACGATACTGTTGACCGGTTAGTCTTGTGCGCCTTCTTTTATCACCGTTTAAATATAACTCTGTCAATGATGAAAGTCGTCACTCCTTCTGTTCTCGTTCGAGTGATAATAAGACCTTAacctttattattttatttctatcaTTTCTATGCTCCACATACTAGAATTAATCAATGAATTTTATAACAATCATGGCTGCCAGCCGGTTTTCGTACCCTTTTATACTGTATACAGCTTACATTCGTCGATATAACTGTTCAACCAAAATAATAGCACAACTTTATTATTCTCGTTGAACTTTGCATAACGAATGTTAtcgtaaaattcaatttttcgtcaTGTTGATTACAAGAACTGATGAATCTACCATTTAGCACTATAATTGTCAAATTATTCGAAATTTCGTTTCACGATGCGTGAATTGTCATTTTGTTACAAACTAGTTCACTTTAATGCCAcgattaattttatagaaattttatatgaacttttatatgaaattatgaatagaaattgtttaaaaatatgctCAAGTATTTTGAATACTTATCATTTTCGTTTCAATTAATAGTATtatcaaagttttttttattacggattATCACTTTGATCATGAGATTCGATTAAATATTTAACCACTTTATAACAACATTGTATCGTTATATGCAATTACAAATTTTACTgtaaattatacaatatattatttgtatTCTTACCTGAAGGTGAAAAACGTTTTTATCTGTAGGTTACAAAAATGGAGGAAATACATCAACCACAACAAGTTGGGCCTAATGCAATGGCCGTTGTAAGCGGAGTTCTTAATCATCCAAATAATGTGAACCGGCGTAACAGAGTTCGAATGTCGTTGCACAGTTTAATGGTGGAAAAGCTTCCATTAAGCGAGGCTGCTCAATTGGAGATGAAATCGTTGTGCAGTAAAACGCCAGTTTCTATTCTTCAGGAATTGCTTTCTCGTAGGGACACAACACCAAAGTATGAGCTAATACAAGTAGAGGGTGCTATCCATGAGCCTATTTTTCGTTACCGTGTCACCGTTGCCGATATTGTTGGTTTGTATCTAATTTTGATaacacattattattttattttctatttttaactcTACAAACATGAAATTTTCTTGAACTGCAAAATATTCCAGAGGAATCTTTCTAAATGATTtacaagtttttttttaaatacttaaGTTTAATGCCATTCATGCAATGAATGATAAGTATTGATTGATTGAAGCAGATCCAATTGTTTCAGCAATGGGGACTGGAAAATCAAAAAAGGAGGCCAAACATGCAGCTGCACGAGCTGTGTTGGATAAATTATGTAGATTAAATAGCGAGTCACCAGATTCTCCACTTCCAAATAATATATCAGAGTAAGTCCTATGATTAAacgtacacacatatatatatgtatatattagatgattgcaaaagttcattattattacaattatttaatCTACAAGTGTAATCGACAAGTTTTCTTCAAAAAAGCTATTGAGCTCTCTGAGCTTGAGGGTAACGAACTTTTgcaattaataaatatctttatataTAAAGTAGAAAAGTACGTCTGTATGATCTGATCGATACGATTCGGTCTGACGATCGCGTGCCGATTACCGAGCAAAACCACCAGATGGCACTACGGACACAAgggtattatttaaaaaaaaaacagaaatcgCTAACATAGAGAAAATAACTCGGAAAATTACCCACTGGTACTAGACACCTCATGAGCAgctagtatatatatattttttcatatatattttaatagatCGATAATacagtttatttatttcaacagTTCTGAGAATCTACAAGAGTTATCTGAATACGGAGAAGAAAAAATAATCACGAATCCAATTGGTGCACTGCAAGAAATGTGTATGTCACGTCACTGGCCTCCTCCGAAATATACAATGGAGAACGAAGAGGGTTTGCCGCACGAAAGACAGTTCACGATTGTTTGTTCTATTTTAAAGTATCGTGAAGTTGGTCAAGGGAAAAGTAAAAAAGTTGCGAAGAGGCATGCAGCTCATAAAATGTGGCGAGCACTGCATGATGCGAACTCTGAAAATCCTAATCTAGATGAGGATGAGGTAAGAGAATCATTTTTACTCATCTACGAAAGGGGGGATTCTCGTGTAAGTGGTCCAAAAAAGcgatcgttttcttttttattgtatGTTCTAGAATTATAAAAACcttaaaaaattccaaaatttactttttcaccGTTTACACGAGAATCTTCCCTTGAAAATGCACTTTCATATCGAcgtaaattatttcatacttcaaGTAAACAAAAGTAATTGATTTTGTGCTTTTTTAATTGTGCATCTTTTTCTGTTCGGTATTTGAACATTTAAGAGAAATCTACGTACGAAaacgaatattattatttatatgctTTTGTGTACTTGTACGTGTTCAGTTTtagtgtatgtgtgtgtatgtatattcCAGTGAAGTGGAAGTGATTTGGCACTGCAAGCAGTACATACTAAGGTATAAGCTACCTTTCTGATCACTTTTAATCTATAACGGATAATTTTTTGATGATATATATTgtgcaatatatatatatatatataaatatatacatgtatatgtaattGTTTTGTATACCAAAATATACTTGTACAACACATGTTTAACAATCAACACGCTTGGAtcatttccacttcattttacTCATAATATAAGCATATGATTAAAAACTTAAATATACTAATTGTCCGTTATAGGTTTTACAAAGAAATGCAAATGTGAATGCCCGTTATGCAGATCTGAAAGTTAGCAAAATTTCAACATTAACAACTATTCATAGCCTTAAAGTTTCACAATTTCATAAAAGTCTGAAGTCATCGACCGGTGTTAAACTATTTGAACTACAGGTGTGTAATGGAATTGTACTTTATTAGAAACACCGAGTGACGGTCTTCTTTCTCACGATATTACATTCGTCTTGTTACGCTTCTCTGTTACAGAATACCTGCTTAAACGATGGCGATGTAAATTTGGTACAATTTTTGCAAGAGATAGCTTCGGAGCAGCAATTTGAAGTCACTTATGTTGATATTGAAGAGAAGTCTATCAGTGGTGAGTAATTCCCAATATTGTATTAAACAGATACACTTATTTTTCTGTAAGCACAAGATCCACAAGCACATCGTTTTCATCCGTCGGTACATCGTCCAGTATTTGTTCATTAAACGCCACTGCAATTAAGTGTGGTTTTCTGTGTTGTCTCAAATACGCATTCAAGAATGAGTCGTAATAACCCATTCCGTGTCCTAAACGTTTTCCTAGTACacataaaaaaatacaaattaatttttcaacagaacaatcatttattttttaacttaCCATCGA includes the following:
- the LOC143214247 gene encoding protein Loquacious-like isoform X4 translates to MEEIHQPQQVGPNAMAVVSGVLNHPNNVNRRNRVRMSLHSLMVEKLPLSEAAQLEMKSLCSKTPVSILQELLSRRDTTPKYELIQVEGAIHEPIFRYRVTVADIVAMGTGKSKKEAKHAAARAVLDKLCRLNSESPDSPLPNNISDSENLQELSEYGEEKIITNPIGALQEMCMSRHWPPPKYTMENEEGLPHERQFTIVCSILKYREVGQGKSKKVAKRHAAHKMWRALHDANSENPNLDEDENTCLNDGDVNLVQFLQEIASEQQFEVTYVDIEEKSISGKCQCLVQLSTLPVAVCYGCGFTSKDAQASAAQNALEYLKIMTKK
- the LOC143214247 gene encoding protein Loquacious-like isoform X1, which gives rise to MEEIHQPQQVGPNAMAVVSGVLNHPNNVNRRNRVRMSLHSLMVEKLPLSEAAQLEMKSLCSKTPVSILQELLSRRDTTPKYELIQVEGAIHEPIFRYRVTVADIVDPIVSAMGTGKSKKEAKHAAARAVLDKLCRLNSESPDSPLPNNISDSENLQELSEYGEEKIITNPIGALQEMCMSRHWPPPKYTMENEEGLPHERQFTIVCSILKYREVGQGKSKKVAKRHAAHKMWRALHDANSENPNLDEDEVLQRNANVNARYADLKVSKISTLTTIHSLKVSQFHKSLKSSTGVKLFELQNTCLNDGDVNLVQFLQEIASEQQFEVTYVDIEEKSISGKCQCLVQLSTLPVAVCYGCGFTSKDAQASAAQNALEYLKIMTKK
- the LOC143214247 gene encoding protein Loquacious-like isoform X3, giving the protein MEEIHQPQQVGPNAMAVVSGVLNHPNNVNRRNRVRMSLHSLMVEKLPLSEAAQLEMKSLCSKTPVSILQELLSRRDTTPKYELIQVEGAIHEPIFRYRVTVADIVDPIVSAMGTGKSKKEAKHAAARAVLDKLCRLNSESPDSPLPNNISDSENLQELSEYGEEKIITNPIGALQEMCMSRHWPPPKYTMENEEGLPHERQFTIVCSILKYREVGQGKSKKVAKRHAAHKMWRALHDANSENPNLDEDENTCLNDGDVNLVQFLQEIASEQQFEVTYVDIEEKSISGKCQCLVQLSTLPVAVCYGCGFTSKDAQASAAQNALEYLKIMTKK
- the LOC143214247 gene encoding protein Loquacious-like isoform X2; its protein translation is MEEIHQPQQVGPNAMAVVSGVLNHPNNVNRRNRVRMSLHSLMVEKLPLSEAAQLEMKSLCSKTPVSILQELLSRRDTTPKYELIQVEGAIHEPIFRYRVTVADIVAMGTGKSKKEAKHAAARAVLDKLCRLNSESPDSPLPNNISDSENLQELSEYGEEKIITNPIGALQEMCMSRHWPPPKYTMENEEGLPHERQFTIVCSILKYREVGQGKSKKVAKRHAAHKMWRALHDANSENPNLDEDEVLQRNANVNARYADLKVSKISTLTTIHSLKVSQFHKSLKSSTGVKLFELQNTCLNDGDVNLVQFLQEIASEQQFEVTYVDIEEKSISGKCQCLVQLSTLPVAVCYGCGFTSKDAQASAAQNALEYLKIMTKK